aataatgaataagaattgtcaAGTTAtatttcgattcggaccataagtgaattgaatgttgaagaccttagtagaagtcattgggtactatttcagcccattcggagaagaattgcgccttgtaggagctcaagaagcataatcgcgagttcggtttatatgggtgctgtatcaggctatagatggATTAAGATCATAttgggcacgtatgttgaaggacatgggagaagccgttgtacaaaatttcagcaaaaccggttaataattgcgccctctagaggcttaaaaagtcaaaatcccagatgggtctatatggggcctatattaagatataatccgatctagaccatactcaTATTGGGAGTCTTAACACCaggcaaattttagcgaaatcgggtaataaatgttacttttgtgggcctaagacctaaaataggaaaatcggtcaaaatggggaaaatattctatatgggggcaatacgaagatatattgggttgcccaaagagtaattgcggatttttcatatagtcggcgttgacaaatttttggagcccacaaaggagcattttcgtcatattttactttattatttccgtaaaggaaaaaacgcggagcaggttgctaaaaagttacgagatgtgtatggtgataaagccttaaaaggaagacagcgtcaaaattggtttcgcaaattgcGTTCTGgatatttttcacttaaagataaGCCACGTtcagttgatgatgaccaaatcaaagcattaatcgaattggatcgtcatgtaactgagcgtgaaataggagagaagttaaatataccaaaatcaaccgttcattatcacataaaaagtcttggactggtgaaaaagcttgatatttgggtaccacatgtattgaaagaaattcatttaacaaaccgaatcaacgcttgtgcaccttatgcaccttaaacgcactgaattcgatccgtttttaaaacgaatcataactggagatgaaaaatgtattgtttacaacaacgttagtcgaaaacgataatggtccaagcatggtgaaccagctcaaaccacttcaaaggctgatatccaccaaaagaaggttatgctgtctgtttggtgggattggaagggtgtggtatattttgagctgcttccaaggaaccaaacgattaagtcggatgtttactgtcaacaattggacaaattgaatacagccatcaaggagaagcgaccagaattggtcaatcgtaaaggtgtcatattccaccaggacaacgctagaccgcacacatctttggtcactcgccaaaaactgagtgagcttggctgggaacttttgatgcatccaccatatagccctgaccttgcaccatcagactaccatttatttcgatctttgcagaactccttaaatggtaaaactttcggcaatgatgaggctataaaatcgcacttggttcagttttttgcagataaaggccagaaaatctatgagcgtggaatactaaatttgccaggaagatggcaaaaggttatcgaacaaaatggcaattatatatttgattaaagttcattgtaagttttattaaaaatgcatttactttcttttaaaaaatccgcaattactttttaggcaacccaataatacaaTAAGATGATTAATGTATTCACGGTGGTGGATACAGGTCCGAACTTGACacaattttacttgttaaatactaTAGGGTGATTATAACAGACTGGCCGACGGGCATGACTaaaacgtcttagattttcactacgttcaagaatatactttgtaggttccCAATTACATacatcgaggtgttacaaacggaatgtttaGCTAAGTATAATATCTCCCCATGGTGCTGGATATAAAATGAACATAAACATACCTTAATCTCCTCATTTTCAACACCATATAATTGATGACTTTGACTTATGGCCGTCATTACCTCATTTACATAGCAGGGATTATCGAGGCCATTCTCGATTATATTGCCGTAGGTAGCCAACAGCAGTTGGGGATGTTCATGAAGACGCGATAAATTCAATTTGCCCTTTTGGTCCCGAAAACGTTCAAGGAGAGATTCATTTTCcagaaaaaatctaaaaacaattttttattactcgtaatacaaataaaacaaataaaacaagtaaaattacgctaagttcggtcgggccggaCCGAAAcgtatataccccccaccatggatcgcatttgtcatggTCTTCTCCCGGAGGCGCCCTCTAGGGTATTAAATACGGCAATCGGGATTATATAGgatttatatcaggtttaagagtGATTCAGGCCacacttggcacgtatgttgggagtcatagcagaagtcattgtgcaaaattttagccaaataggattaaaattgcgctctctgtgTGCGGACGCATTGCAGCATTACCGTTTGTAGTTGATGTGAATGGATTTGATGCTCCAGTATGGCTTTTCATATCGAgtacataatttttataaattatcaagaagtaaatataatcgggagattggtttttatgggagctatatcaaaccataggccgatatgggccatttacaatcccaatcaacCTACTCTGATAGGAAGTATGTATAAAAGGAGAAATCTCATTAGACATTTTTAAATTGCcgtcctaggttaggttaggttttagtggctttctgaaattcgacacacttagacaatttttgttCATTGTAATAGCACGGTAGCGACAGATCAAAGCTTTCGCTACCAGGACGCCAACCTAACTACAAAGAGTTGCTACTTACCCCTTAAATATCCGTTTTGAATGGTAGCTAAAACGTCGTTTGATAAGACGCCAACCATTATGCAAACCAGCAATTTCCGTTAAGGTGAAACCATTTTCATTTCGCAACGATTGCAACTCCAGTTGAGGTATAGGCTTAGGAAAAACAATCTGATGCGAGGACATGATTAACAAACGAAgaatttctgaaaaaaataaaatttctataatttaTATTTTGGTTTCTctctaaattttgtctttatttattttgattacattctaacattaaaaaacaagtaaaagtgtggcAACCATACCaggtttgaaccgatttgaaccatacttagcacagttgttgaaagtgataccaaaacaccatttgcgaaaatcggataagaattgcgccccctaattaagacccaagatcggtttatatggcagatatagcaaaacatggaccgatttgacccatttacaatccctaccgatctacaccaataaaaagtatttgtacaaaatttcaagcggctagctttacttcttcgaaagttaacgtgctttcgacagacagacggacatggctagatcgacttaaaatgtcatgacgatcaataatatatatattttatggggtcttagatgcatatttcgaggcgttacagacagaatgacgaaattagtataccccatcctatggtggagggtataaaattatatagcctatgttaccttccagaccaacccatgcaaactgtaaaaatttcaaggtaatcggttcagccgtttttgagtctatacggaacaaaaaaaacaaaccgacaaacaacaCACTAATTGATTTACATCACTGCTgtgatatagggtattataacttagtgaatttgtttgtaacacccagaaggaagagagatagacccattgataagtataccgatcgactcagaatcactttctgattcgatttatttacaggtcgcaattttcatccgatcgtctttaaatttggcagAAGCATTTTCTTGGACCTAGAGACGaaccctattgaaattggaaaaaaattggttcagatttagataaagctcccatatatattgggttgccccaaaaagtaattgcggattttttaaaagaaagtaaatgcatttttaataagacttaggatgaactttaatcaaatatactttttttacactttttttctaaaacaagctaaaagtaacagctgataactgacagaagaaagaatgcaattacagagtcacaagccgttgaaaaaatttgtcaacgccgactatatgaaaaatccgcaattactttttgggcaacccagtatgtTCGTCCGGTTTGAGAAATGTTGGAATAGAgtgttcatttgttaaacgattctctcgaaatttggcaggaaggattttcttatgactcttaatataactggtgaatttcatagaaatcggttcagatttggatacagctcccatatatatgttcgtccgatttggactaatattgcaataatgtggtcatttgttaaccgattctcttgaaatttgacaggaatgattttctcttgactcttgacattactgctgaatttcattgaaatcggttcacatttagatatagctgccatatatgtatagggtgatttttttgaggttaggattttcatgcattagtatttgacagatcacgtgggatttcagacatggtgtcaaagagaaagatgctcagtatgctttgacatttcatcatgaatagacttactaacgagcaacgcttgcaaatcattgaattttattaccaaaatcagtgttcggttcgaaattttgacaaattttgttcagcgatgaggctcatttctggttgaatggctacgtaaataagcaaaattgccgcatttggagtgaagagcaaccagaagccgttcaagaactgcccatgcatcccgaaaaatgcactgtttggtgtggtttgtacgctggtggaatcattggaccgtattttttcaaagatgctgttggacgcaacgttacggtgaatgaacacatttcgaaccgaacactgattttggtaataaaattcaatgatttgcaagcgttgctcgttagtaagtctattcatgatgaaatgtcaaagcatactgagcatctttctctttgacaccatgtctgaaatcgcacgtgatctgtcaaatactaatgcatgaaaatcctaacctcaaaaaaatcaccctttatatcacccgatttccacttctagagccactgcaagtgcatttattggccaatcttgccaagatattgtacaacgctttcctcgaagacTACCACAAGATCGaagaagtttgatcgaaatcgggtcagatgtagatatagctctaatatatttgttcgtccgatttcgagaaatattgcaataaagtgctcatttgttaaacgagtctctcgaaatttggcaggaaggactttcttaagactctaaatataactggtgaatttaagagaaatcggtcaatatttagatatagctctcatatatatatatgtatcttccgattttcacttctggagccactgcaagcgtatttatttgCCTATCTTGCCTAAATCTTGTACAAcgcttggcaggaaggattttcgtatgacttaatataactggtgaatttcatagaaatcggtcaagatttagatatagctcctatatatgttcatccgattttgaaaaatattccaataaagtgctcgtttgttaaccgattctctcgaaatttggtaagaagaattttctatttcatttaatattgctgttgaatttcattgaaatcggttcagatttagatatagctgccatgtgtgCATTTCGACCAATTTTCACttatagagccactgcaagcgcaatctagctaaaattttgcaagtttggtcgaaatcagttcagatttggatatagctcccatatacatatgtatatgttcgtcatattttgggcaatttgcaataatgttgtcatttgtcaaccgtagttatttgAACATACCCAATCTGAAcaacaacccatctgaaaacatccgccaacatccttggttcaaaattagataaagctcccactttgtacttatagtgtAGATATAGGGTATAGTACAGTCGGCACCGgcagacttttgcctttccttactggtttaaccTCCGACAAATTCAATTTACGATCCATTTATTGTTTCAGcatgtaaaaattattttttgatttgtatCTAGAAACTATAATAAAACTAATAAAAGTGTTGAGAAGGCAATTTGCCAGAGCTAGCAGTTTCCACgggattttgaataaaatacaCCAGTTCCACAAAAGACTTGATTTATTTCACAAGtgcatttatattaaaattcctACATAAAAACATACaagtaaaaatacaaaaattataacaaaaaaaaaaaacgtaacctACTTTTTGGTATGAAAACCACTAGATTTTAATAATTATCTGCAATATTCCTCCTGAATCCGCAACACCGCGTATATGCcaacttgcaaatttttatgGACTTTAAGAATATGGCGAATGAGGACGCTACTTgacattttaaaaacatttaattaaaaattactaGTTACTAAACACTAACAATAATTACGTTACTTAACCCTATCAATAATTACGAACTGACAGATACAAAATTGAGTTgctataaatttaaattaaggcATTTTTGAGATTGGCGTCAACATTCCCCCCGGAGTATGACAAGAAGCTTCTTCTACGTCAGACTTAGTTTGAGCAGCAACATCCAAAATTGCCAGCTTCGTTGCAGGTCTCTCCATTACGCCTCGACATGTCAATATTTTTGCGCTGCGGACCTGACCATCTGGTGCCAACCTCGTTTCAAGTACTTTGCCTCGCAGCCAGACATTTCTAGGTAAAGAAGGGTCTACAATGATAACTAAATCCCCCTGACATAATGCCTTTGATTTCTCGTGCCATTTTGTCCTACAAGTAAGCGATGGTAAATATTCGGCCAGCCACTTCTTCCAAAATATGTTGCCATATTGTTGAGAAATAAGCCAGCTCTGTCTCAATAAGGTTCCACTGTCGTAAACTGTAGTTAAGGGTTTTAGCCCATTGGAGCTTCCCACAAGAAAATGATTCGGGGTTAAAGCTTCTGCCATATGTTCTTCAATTGGAACATATGCGAGCGGCCTCGAATTTATCACATTTTCCACCTCGATTAACATGCTCAAAAGTTGCTCATCAGTAGGGTGCCTTGAGGGCATGATCTTATACAAAACCATTTTGATTGAGCGAACTAAACGCTCCCAGGCGCCTCCCATGTGGGGTGAAGCAGGAGGATTAAAATTCCATTTGGTGTTGGCAGTTGTAAAAGTTTCGAGTAATTCGTTTTTGTTAACCTCTGCTAGCGCCTCTCTTAGTTCCCTCTCTGCTCCAATAAAATTAGTTCCATTGTCGCTATAGAACTCATGCGGTGTACCTCTACGCGCCATAAAATTGCGAATagccaaaatacaagagcttgtcGTAAGAGAATGTGCAATCTCAATATGAACGGCCCTTATAGTGAGGCACGTAAACAAACAGCCATATCGTTTCTCTTTGTGGCGATTCACACTGACCAATATGGGCCCAAAGAAGTCTACTCCAGTATAAGAGAATGGAGATGCATAAGCAGCTACACGAGCTCGAGGTAACTTTGCCATCTGAGGGGGGTTAGGCACCACCTTGGTGATTTTACAGAATTGACAGGAACGAAAAATAGTCTTTACAGTGGTGCGAAGTTTCGAGATGGCATACTTTTGCCTCAGCTCATTCACAACTGTTTCATGATGcatatgatgaaatttttcgtGATAATGAAGAATTATTAATTTGGTAACATAATGTTTTCTGGGCAATATTATTGGACGCTTTTGGTCAAATGTAACATTTGCCAAATCTATTCTGCCATCAACTCGTAAAAGCCCTTCCTCCAAATagggtgtttttgaaaaaatttcgctggATTTTGGCACAGGAGACTTTGTATTCAGGGCAGCAATTTCAGCTGAGTAAGTCACAGATTGCACCTGTTTATATAttatatgctccgctctctttAAATAATCCAGTGTTAATCCTTGGCATCTGGGCTCATTTTTTCGACAAATAGTAATAAATTTGACCACATAAGCAATAGCTCTCACCAGCCGATTCCATTTCGAAAATCGCAGCTCATTTAAAATGGGCTCGTATTTATTTATTGGGTACGAGGTATGTATTCGTTCCTCCTCTGTATTACCACTAAAACCCGTCTTTTGGGGCCACATTTCTTCAGGTTGGAACAAAAAAGCTGGTCCATGGAACCACCTACTAGAATcggaaaaatttggaattttcgaCCATTTTGTGGCATCATCGGCCACATTCTCTCTACTTGGAACCCAATTCCAATCGCTGATTGATGAGAGTTCCAGGATTTCCGTAACCCGAAATGCAACAAACTGGTTATATTTGCGATGGTCAGAGTTGATCCAACTCAAAACTGTCTTCGAATCgctccaaaaatattttttagaaattccAATTTCGTGATTATCCAGCACAAACTTCGCTAGACGCGCTCCTATTAAAGCTGCCATAAGTTCAAGCCTAGGCACTGACGTTATTTTAATTGGGGCAACTCTGGTTTTGGCAGTCACTAACGAACAAACCACATCGGCATTTTTCTTCAGTCTTAAATAACATACAGCAGCATAACCGTCCTTGCTGGCATCCACAAAGGTATGCAGCTGGACATTAACGCCTTCATAATTATGAAAAGTTTTTAGATAGCATCTTTCTATTTTGAGGTTTTCGATGTCTGGCAAAATTCGTAACCAGTGACTCCATTTTGCCGCCAATTCGTGATGGATTGGTTCATCCCACCCCGATTTGGACCTCCAAACTTCTTGCATGAGAACCTTCACGAACATAACTATGTGTCCAATTAGTCCCAGGGGGTCGTAAATGGACATTACTAGTCTAAGCATTTCTCGCTTAGTTGGAGCTTTTTTGGTTGACAATAATTCACCCTCCAGAAGCCATGATGCTATTTTAAATGTTATAACATCCTCATCATGCTCCCAAAAAACGCCCAGTACTTTCTCAACACTGTTTTCGGCTTTAAAATTTATGCATTTAACTTTCTCCGAAAGAGTAGATGCAAATGCATTCCTAACCTCCCTGCTATTGGACACCCAGTTTCTTATATTGAAACCAGCTTGGCGATGTACAAAGCACACATctttaaccaattttattgccTCCTCAGCCGTATCAATAGAACATAGCAAATCATCCACATAATGATTTTGTTTGATTGCCTTTGCAGCAAGGGGAAACTCTTCCAGAAATTTGTCAGCATTGTAATTCTTCACATACTGCGATATGCTGGGAGCGCATGTGGCACCAAATATCATGACGTCCATTATGTACACATCTGGCGCTCTCTCCTGGTTACAATCCCTCCAAAGAAACCGTTGCACATCACGATCTTCTGCTCTGATGTGAATTTGATGAAACATCTCTTCGATGTCTCCACATACTGCCACTttcttttgccgaaatttaaaaagaattgaTGGCAATGATGTCAACATATCAGGCCCCTTAAGCAGAAACGAGTTCAACGAAAATTCACCAACCCTGGCAGCCGCGTCCCACACCACACGCGATTTACCAGGCTTATTCTTATTAAAGACGGCAAAAATTGGTAAATACCAAACTTTTCCGTCGTTGCGCCTGATGTCTTTTTCATCAAGTCTACGTATGTAGCCTTTAGATAGGTATTTAGAAATTGTAtctcgaaaaatgtttaagagATCAAAGTTTCGTTTTAACTTCCCTTCGAGGCAAGTTAACCGCTTTATAGCCATATCAAAACTGTTTGGCAGTTCGACACAATCAAAC
This Stomoxys calcitrans chromosome 2, idStoCalc2.1, whole genome shotgun sequence DNA region includes the following protein-coding sequences:
- the LOC106080654 gene encoding uncharacterized protein LOC106080654; protein product: MKILRLLIMSSHQIVFPKPIPQLELQSLRNENGFTLTEIAGLHNGWRLIKRRFSYHSKRIFKGFFLENESLLERFRDQKGKLNLSRLHEHPQLLLATYGNIIENGLDNPCYVNEVMTAISQSHQLYGVENEEIKLYVDYISSYILQYLEKVISPTFVSALQKLNDIILSYHHTRHDVSNEEVLI